One Streptomyces sp. L2 genomic window carries:
- a CDS encoding DUF3097 domain-containing protein has protein sequence MRQYSSDLTPPWKKPKPVPEVPAEPGLVVEEPGSGFCGAVVRCEAATVTLEDRFGKHRVFPLEPRGFLLEGRVVTLVRPSSSSAPVRPTRTASGSVAVPGARARVARAGRIYVEGRHDAELVEKVWGDDLRIEGVVVEYLEGVDDLPSIVAEFAPGPDARLGVLVDHLLPGTKEWRIAESVTSEHALVVGHPYIDIWEAVKPSSLDIPGWPRVPHGQDWKTGVCRALGWPSDNTGAVWQAILARVGSYRDLEPELLGSVERLIDFVTVP, from the coding sequence ATGCGCCAGTACTCCTCCGACCTCACTCCCCCCTGGAAGAAACCGAAGCCCGTCCCGGAGGTTCCGGCGGAGCCCGGTCTGGTGGTGGAGGAGCCCGGCTCCGGCTTCTGCGGGGCGGTGGTCCGCTGCGAGGCGGCCACGGTGACCCTGGAGGACCGCTTCGGCAAGCACCGGGTGTTCCCGCTGGAGCCGCGCGGCTTCCTGCTGGAGGGGCGCGTGGTGACGCTCGTACGCCCGTCGTCCTCCTCCGCTCCGGTGCGTCCCACCCGTACGGCGTCCGGTTCGGTCGCCGTACCCGGTGCCCGCGCCCGGGTGGCCCGCGCCGGCCGCATCTACGTGGAGGGCCGGCACGACGCCGAGCTGGTCGAGAAGGTGTGGGGCGACGACCTGCGCATCGAGGGCGTGGTCGTGGAGTACCTGGAGGGCGTGGACGACCTGCCCTCGATCGTCGCCGAGTTCGCTCCCGGCCCTGACGCCCGCCTCGGCGTACTCGTGGACCATCTGCTGCCGGGCACGAAGGAGTGGCGGATCGCCGAGTCGGTGACGAGCGAGCACGCGCTGGTCGTGGGCCACCCGTACATCGACATCTGGGAGGCGGTGAAGCCGTCGTCCCTGGACATCCCCGGCTGGCCGCGCGTCCCGCACGGCCAGGACTGGAAGACGGGCGTGTGCCGGGCGCTGGGCTGGCCGTCGGACAACACCGGCGCGGTCTGGCAGGCGATCCTGGCCCGCGTGGGCTCCTACCGGGACCTGGAACCGGAGCTGCTGGGGTCGGTGGAGCGCCTCATCGACTTCGTGACCGTGCCCTGA
- the hemW gene encoding radical SAM family heme chaperone HemW → MPSALPDGEPVPGDGALPDSALAGVAGRPLGFYLHVPYCATRCGYCDFNTYTATELRGTGGVLASRDNYADTLIEEVRLARKVLGDDPRAVRTVFVGGGTPTLLAAGDLVRMLGAIRDEFGLAPDAEVTTEANPESVDPAYLATLREGGFNRISFGMQSARQHVLRVLDRTHTPGRPEACVAEARAAGFEHVNLDLIYGTPGESDDDWRASLEAALGAAPDHISAYALIVEEGTQLARRIRRGEVPMTDDDVHADRYLIAEETLAAAGFDWYEVSNWATSEAGRCLHNELYWRGADWWGAGPGAHSHVGGVRWWNVKHPGAYAAALASGRSPGAGRELLSAEDRRVERILLELRLREGAPLSLLREQGLAASRRALADGLLQQGPYDDGRAVLTLRGRLLADAVVRDLVD, encoded by the coding sequence ATGCCTTCCGCACTTCCCGATGGTGAGCCTGTTCCCGGTGATGGGGCGCTGCCGGACTCCGCGCTCGCCGGGGTCGCCGGGCGGCCCCTCGGGTTCTATCTGCATGTGCCGTACTGCGCGACCAGGTGCGGCTACTGCGACTTCAACACCTACACGGCGACCGAGCTGCGCGGCACGGGCGGGGTGCTGGCGTCCCGGGACAACTACGCGGACACGCTGATCGAGGAGGTCCGCCTCGCCCGCAAGGTGCTCGGCGACGACCCGCGCGCGGTGCGTACGGTGTTCGTCGGGGGCGGTACGCCGACCCTGCTGGCGGCCGGGGACCTCGTACGGATGCTGGGGGCGATCCGCGACGAGTTCGGGCTGGCGCCGGACGCCGAGGTCACCACGGAGGCCAACCCCGAGTCCGTCGACCCGGCGTACCTCGCCACCCTCCGCGAGGGCGGCTTCAACCGGATCTCCTTCGGGATGCAGAGCGCCAGGCAGCACGTGCTGCGCGTGCTCGACCGCACCCACACCCCGGGCCGCCCCGAGGCCTGCGTCGCCGAGGCCCGCGCGGCCGGGTTCGAGCACGTCAACCTGGATCTGATCTACGGCACCCCGGGGGAGAGCGACGACGACTGGCGCGCCTCCCTGGAGGCGGCCCTCGGCGCGGCCCCGGACCACATCAGCGCCTACGCCCTCATCGTCGAGGAGGGCACCCAGCTCGCCCGCCGCATCCGCCGGGGCGAGGTCCCGATGACCGACGACGACGTGCACGCCGACCGGTACCTGATCGCCGAGGAGACCCTCGCGGCGGCCGGCTTCGACTGGTACGAGGTGTCCAACTGGGCCACCTCCGAGGCGGGCCGCTGCCTGCACAACGAGCTGTACTGGCGCGGCGCCGACTGGTGGGGCGCCGGACCGGGCGCGCACAGTCACGTCGGCGGCGTGCGCTGGTGGAACGTGAAGCACCCGGGGGCGTACGCGGCGGCCCTCGCCTCCGGGCGTTCCCCGGGCGCCGGACGCGAACTGCTCTCGGCGGAGGACCGGCGCGTGGAGCGCATCCTGCTGGAGCTGCGGCTCAGGGAGGGCGCCCCGCTGTCCCTGCTGCGCGAGCAGGGTCTCGCGGCCTCCAGGCGGGCCCTCGCGGACGGACTGCTCCAGCAGGGGCCGTACGACGACGGCCGTGCCGTGCTGACCCTGCGCGGGCGGCTGCTGGCGGACGCGGTGGTGCGGGACCTCGTGGACTGA